In Zonotrichia leucophrys gambelii isolate GWCS_2022_RI unplaced genomic scaffold, RI_Zleu_2.0 Scaffold_312_61709, whole genome shotgun sequence, a single window of DNA contains:
- the LOC135441499 gene encoding olfactory receptor 14J1-like yields MSNSSSISHFLLLALADTRQLQLLHFCLLLGISLAALLGNGLIISAVACGHHLHTPMFFFLLNLALSDLGSICTTVPKAMHNSLWDTRTISNTGCAAQVFFFLFFIGAAYYLLTMMCYDRYVSICKPLHYGTLLGSRACAHMAAAAWASAFLNALIHTASTFSLPLCHGNALGQFFCEIPQILKLSCSKSYLRELGFLAVTACSSFGCFVFIVFSYVQIFRAVLRIPSEQGRHKAFSTCLPHLSVLTLFISTIMFAHLKPPSMSSPSLDLALSVLYSVVPPALNPLIYSLRNQELKAAVWILMTGCFQKH; encoded by the coding sequence atgtccaacagcagctccatcagccacttcctgctgctggcattggcagacacgcggcagctgcagctcctgcacttctgcctcttgctgggcatctccctggctgccctcctgggcaacggcctcatcatcagcgccgtagcctgcggccaccacctgcacacgcccatgttcttcttcctgctcaacctggccctcagcgacctgggctccatctgcaccactgtccccaaagccatgcacaattccctctgggacaccaggaccaTCTCCAACACTGGATGTGCTGCCcaagtctttttctttctgttcttcattgGAGCTGCGTACTATCTCTTGACCATgatgtgctacgaccgctacgtgtccatctgcaaacccctgcactacgggaccctcctgggcagcagagcttgtgcccacatggcagcagctgcctgggccagtgcctttctcaatgctctcatTCACACGGCCagtacattttccctgcccctgtgccatggcaatgccctgggccagttcttctgtgaaatcccacagatcctaaagctctcctgctctaaatcctacctcagggaacttgggtTTCTTGCTGTTACTGCCTGTTCAtcatttggttgttttgtgttcattgttttctcttatgtgcagatcttcagggctgtgctgaggatcccctctgagcagggacggcacaaagccttttccacctgcctccctcacctgtctGTTCTCACCCTGTTCATTAGCACTATCATGTTTGCtcacctgaagcccccctccatgtcctccccatccctggatctggccctgtcagttctgtactcggtggtgcctccagccctgaaccccctcatctacagcctgaggaaccaggagctcaaggctgcagtgtggatactgatgactggatgctttcagaaacattaa